The genomic stretch TCAGGGATGACCACGGGCTCCGGCCCCCCTCTCCTGGGCAGATTGTTTTCTGGTGACATCAGGCTGGAGTTTATGGGACTTGTTTGGGAGTTGAGCTGTTGGAGCAGCCTTTCCTGTCCTTGGGCATGTGACAGGCTAGGGCCAAAGCCAGCTCGGCAGACAGCCTGAGCTCACTGCTGTGGACGAGTGTCTGGACACTGGGACAGCAGACTCGGTCCCTGCCTCGTTATAAACATGATTGTGCAAACTGACTCCAGGGTGGGCTGTTGTGCTGCTTGTGGACTGCTTCCTAGAAGCCAGGTTCCCAGAGAGGGAATTCTGGGAGGGGTGTGTGGCAGAACCTCCTGTCTGGGAGAACGGGAGCCTGTGACACTGGCACTTGGTGACAGGCCCAATACATCAGGCAGGCTGAGCAGCTGCTCCTGTCTCACCTCCCTTCTCTGGTTTCCGTAGGGATTGGCAAGCTGGCCAGTGTCCCTGCCGGCGGGGCTGTGGCCGTCTCCGCCGCCCCAGGAGCTGCAGCTCCTGCTGCTGGTTCTGCCCCAGCCGCGGGTAAGTGCAGGTCTGGCAGCACTCGCTGCACATGCCCTGGGGCCCCTGGGAGTCCGGCCTGCATGGGGCCTCACTCACCACAGCCTTTGTCCCTTcagcagaggagaagaaagacgAAAAGAAGGAGGAGTCGGAGGAATCGGATGACGACATGGGATTTGGCTTGTTTGATTAGAGTCCTGCGCGCCTGCAAATTAAACCCTTTTTACGTATCTCTTGAACCGCCTATGAGCCT from Rhinolophus ferrumequinum isolate MPI-CBG mRhiFer1 chromosome 11, mRhiFer1_v1.p, whole genome shotgun sequence encodes the following:
- the RPLP2 gene encoding 60S acidic ribosomal protein P2 isoform X2, with protein sequence MRYVASYLLAALGGNTSPSAKDIKKILDSVGIEADDDRLNKVISELNGKNIEDVIAQGIGKLASVPAGGAVAVSAAPGAAAPAAGSAPAAEEKKDEKKEESEESDDDMGFGLFD
- the RPLP2 gene encoding 60S acidic ribosomal protein P2 isoform X1, whose protein sequence is MRYVASYLLAALGGNTSPSAKDIKKILDSVGIEADDDRLNKVISELNGKNIEDVIAQGIGKLASVPAGGAVAVSAAPGAAAPAAGSAPAAAEEKKDEKKEESEESDDDMGFGLFD